The Primulina eburnea isolate SZY01 chromosome 12, ASM2296580v1, whole genome shotgun sequence genome includes the window TTCGATGAACCCAGCTTGTGCCCCATTAACCAAATGACCCACCACTTTTCGAAGTCTGCTGacaagaattttcgaaattatcttGTAGAAGACCGTGCAACAAGAGATGGGTCTAAAATCATTCACCGTAGAAGCAGACTCCTTCTTCGGTATCAGCGAAATTATGGAGTGATTCCATTGCTTAAGTAATTGCCCATTTCTGAAGAATTCAAGGACTGCATTCGAGACATCCGTACCAATAATATGCCAAGTGCTTTTGAAGAAGTAAGCACCGTAGCCATCGGATCCCGGAGCTTTATCGTTATCAATATCGAACAACGCATCATCTATTTCAGAACGAAGAGGCTGCTCCGAATCGAGCTCTACTTCCTTCAATGATGATCCCTTTGACTTCTCAGGACTTGAAGGTCCATCTCTCTTTATAAAATGGAAGCGGACAATAGTGATGTGATGGCCATTCACCACTATATCTTGATCTTCTGTCGATTATTTTTCCATCTGATTGGTTATCGTGTCCCTTGCAGCAGAGCTGAAGATAAAAAAATCTTGGACGGATCATGAGGAATCGATTCATATCCGTCCACGCCCATTTACTTTTCGTGAATTGGCTGCTGCTACTAAAGATTTTAGaccagatttgattttgagtgAAGGTGGATTTGGAAGGTTGTATAAAGGTCGACTTAAGGGCAGTAAACAGGTTTTTTTGTTACTTTTACCTGCTTTAAGGAACAGATCTGTATAGAAATGCTTCCTTTTCGTAATTGAATGCATCTTATTCCATATATAGGTAGCTTTGAAATTCTGTTCGGAGAAGGCTGGCTTTTATCCTTGTCCATGTATACTGTGACAAACTTTCAGTAAAATATAAAGTTTCGAACCTTTTTCGCTATCCATCCTTATCGGACAGTTGAAAATTACTATTCTCTCTCATTCTAACATTATGGAACAGTCACATGTGTTTTCTTGAAGCAATGGAGTAATTCATGTGATTCTTTGTGTACATGGTGCCTTCGAGTGTTTTCACGTTGTATCACTCACCTCTTATTCACCTTTGAATTTTCTCATACACACGCATACACTCATGAAATGCAACTTTCATCAATGCATCATAGAGTTTGATCACTAAAACCAGAACCCTGCGTGTTTTTTCTTGTAGGTCGTGGCTGTAAAGCAAATTGGTTTGCAAGGGAACCGGGAATGTCTAAATGAAGTGTTGATGCTGAGTTTACTTCACCACCCAAACATCGTGAACCTCATAGGGTATTGTGCTGATGGTGACCATAGATTTTTAGTTCATGAATACATGCCATTTGGATCTTTGGATGACCATCTACATGGTATAATGATGATGACACTTTCTGCATCTATCATGTTTGTTATTCGAACAAAGCGATGAAGCATTCATTAAAACTTGTTTGTGCCATTTTTTCCTAAGTTgctatttatgtaaaaatatgtGCTGGCCATGACACCATTCACTAGGAAATTCTTTGGCTACTTTTTGACAAAACTTCTGTCGTGTCTCTTATTTTACCATACTTGTTGCTTTCAGTATGCTCGAGTTGACCTACAGTTCTATCCGAACATTTTTTTCTACCGTGTAAAATAATCTATGCTTGCACATTACAGGCCTTCCACCTGAGAAAGCACCGCTTGACTGGAACACGAGAATTAAAATAGCCGTTGGTGTAGCAAAGTGCTTGgcatatatgcatgatatggcAAATCCACCTGTTATTCACCGAAATGTGAAGAGCTCAAATATTTTACTCGGTGAAGGGTATCATCCCAAGCTATCTGATTTTGGATTGGCCAAATTGCCGGATGGTGACGCAACACGAGTATTTACTACAATTAAAGGAACATATGGCTATTGTGCACCAGAATATGCAATGACAGGACGACTTACGGTCAAAGCAGATGTTTACAGTTACGGAGTTGTCCTACTGGAGATAATCACTGGCAGAAAGGCCATCGACAATTCAAGAGCTGTTGGAGAGACTGATTTAGTTTTATGGGTACGTGATTCTTGGACTTTTTTTTCTTGTAAGACATAATTGATCTTCTTTGTTACCCATATTAGACAGGGGAAAGCTATGACTTAGCTTAAGAATGCTGATCTTTGACTATGTCGATTTTTGGCGTCCTCCCTCAGACTTAACCCGTGGTAGAATTACAGAATATAGAAGAAATTAAACTCTTTGATATCTTTGCAAGTTGATTAATCTGATCTTGACAAGCGGGATTAAAATCCAGTTGTATTCCAAATCTAGAAGATTTTTTCTTGTTGGCTGGTAATGAATGTTCTTTCATATTGAACCACAAGGAGATATTTCTTTTGAAAACAATTCCCCGAGCACACATTTGTGCTTtataaaaaattgaaacaaTTAGTCTTCCTTTTTTGTAAGATTGCATTCATCTTTTGTACTTTTTGTGGTGAGACTCGTCTACTTCCTTTTCTTGGTAATATTAGCGGTGGGGATCCATATTGATTCCGTCGTTTAAGCACAACGCTTTTGgattaataaaaagaaaaagcaTGGCCAGTAAATCTCACTAGCAAGAGTTAGCACCCAATTAAGAGGGGTGGCTGGTGTACTCAGATTAAGCAGGTGAGTGTGACTGATCTATAATGAGAATGCCTGATAGAGTAAGTCTATAATATACGTGGAATCGTGTTATTCCTGCAGAATATTACTCAGACGTTTTAACAGCTCTTGCTCTTTTGCAGGCTCATCCTTTATTTGGAGATCGAAGAAAATTCATGCAGATGGCTGATCCCATGCTGCAAGGTCGGTACCCAATTAGGGGCCTGTATCAGGCTCTTGCTACTGCTGCTATGTGCCTTCAGATCGATCCCGATGCCCGACCTTCCATGACAGATGTGGCTACAGCCATAAATTACGTTGCTTCTCAGAACTGAACCCCGGTTGGGATTGAAGCCACAAAGCTGCATGCTGTGATGATGTTGTGGTTGGAGTTTAGGTATTGAAACATGGTCGATGAACGGAAATAATTCAAAGagagaaattaaaataattaagtcgACAGTGTATTAAATATATGTATTAATGAATATCGAATTTATAGACAGGTTTGTTGTTGTATTCATTGATGACGTTCTGATAtataatcaatttaattaaattagtttATGTTCGACTTTAACTATATTATCGGAATTGATGCTTTGACGGATTATCGAGCTATTGTTGATTGTTTTTATGTAACTGTTAGATTTTGATCGTGCTATGGTAATAAATGGAATTTGTCAAGTCTCGAGACTGGGGTTAGTCGACATCGGCGTTGTTTTACCATCACACAATCAAAAACAACAAGCTTCGTGGTACAATATAAACTAAAAGCCAGtttataactcataatcaaatgtaaaatTGTATTTACAACGAACGATAAAAACTATGTGGAAGCGTTTacatcttttaaaataaatagaacCTAAAATGAACATAAATCTGAATCAAATTCATccatcaccagccccaaaactggtcATCTTCCTCTTCCTCTATCTAATATTCAGACTTATCTGGGGAGGGAGAGTAAGGGATGAGCGATATGGTCGTCACGCAGTAAATAAGGGCCGTTCGAACATATACATAACAAATACACATGAACTTCGAATAAAAACATACAATGCACAACATAATTCATATCATAAGCATATCATGGCTTAGGCACTGATATTCTTTTACTTtacatggtttactgatatcagttccTAATTTtcactcctctaagggggcgagaccgtataacagttacaatctcaCTATATAAGGGCCGTATTTATCGTGTTTTGGGAGTCTCATTCATATCCAGTTGAATCCTCACAAAGCCAAAACATAGAATGTATGATAATCGTATCAAGAAAGGATCGAAACAGAATAACGGTGCTCGATGGaaactttcaaaaacaaaagaatt containing:
- the LOC140807897 gene encoding probable serine/threonine-protein kinase PBL7, which encodes MDIVYDRSTFDEPSLCPINQMTHHFSKSADKNFRNYLVEDRATRDGSKIIHRRSRLLLRYQRNYGPSDPGALSLSISNNASSISERRGCSESSSTSFNDDPFDFSGLEAELKIKKSWTDHEESIHIRPRPFTFRELAAATKDFRPDLILSEGGFGRLYKGRLKGSKQVVAVKQIGLQGNRECLNEVLMLSLLHHPNIVNLIGYCADGDHRFLVHEYMPFGSLDDHLHGLPPEKAPLDWNTRIKIAVGVAKCLAYMHDMANPPVIHRNVKSSNILLGEGYHPKLSDFGLAKLPDGDATRVFTTIKGTYGYCAPEYAMTGRLTVKADVYSYGVVLLEIITGRKAIDNSRAVGETDLVLWAHPLFGDRRKFMQMADPMLQGRYPIRGLYQALATAAMCLQIDPDARPSMTDVATAINYVASQN